In the Candidatus Methylomirabilis tolerans genome, one interval contains:
- a CDS encoding DUF2442 domain-containing protein: protein MIPKVVEARYTHDFTIHIRFEDGTEGDVNLREELYGEIFEPLKDIAVFKTFTVHPDFHTLCWPNGADFAPEFLYEKIQIPA, encoded by the coding sequence ATGATACCGAAAGTTGTTGAAGCCCGATACACGCATGATTTCACTATTCATATCCGCTTTGAGGATGGAACAGAGGGCGACGTGAATTTGAGGGAGGAACTCTACGGTGAGATATTCGAGCCCCTCAAGGACATTGCGGTCTTCAAGACGTTTACCGTACACCCCGATTTCCACACGCTCTGTTGGCCAAACGGAGCCGATTTCGCTCCTGAGTTTCTGTACGAAAAGATCCAAATCCCAGCATAA